A stretch of DNA from Lawsonibacter asaccharolyticus:
AGTACCGGCTGGCCCCGGAGCACCCCTTCCCTGCGGCGGTGGACGATGCGATGAAGGCGTGGGACCATCTGATGCGCCAAGGCTACGGGGCCCGGGACGTGACGGTGGCGGGGGACTCGGCGGGAGGAAACCTGGCGCTGGTGCTGTGCCACCGGCTGAAGCAGGAGGGCAGGCGGCTGCCTGCCCGGCTGATCCTCATGTCCCCATGGACGGATATGACGGCCAGTGGGAAGTCCTATACAGAGCGGGCGGAGCTGGACCCCACCATCACCCTGGACTATATCCGGGCGGTGCGTGGGGCCTATGCCCGGGACCAGGAGCTGACCTCCCCCATGCTGTCCCCGCTGTTCGGGGATTTCCGGGGCTTCCCGCCCACACTGATCCAGGCGGGGAGCAACGAGTTGCTGCTGTCCGATTCCGTGCGCCTGCGGGACCGGATGCAGGCGGCGGGGGTCCCATGCCGGCTGGAGGTCTGGAGCGACATGTGGCACGTGTTTCAGATGTTCCCCATCAAAAAGGCGGGCCAGGCCATGGCCAGCGTGGGGCGCTTCCTGCTGGAATACACATGAAAATGGTCCCTGTCCGCAGGAGAGCGGGAGGGCACAGCGGGATCAAGGAGAAAAGATCGAGGGCCGCCCCGGCAGGGGCGGCCCTCTCGTTTCTGGGGTAAAACTTCTGCAAGGAGCGCGTCTGGGAGCTCAGGGCAGCGAGGATGCTCCGTCACAGCAGCACCACGCCGGCCTGCTCACAGGCCCGGACGGTGTCGGGGTCCCACAGGGAACTCTGCACCTCACCGATGTGGGCCTTGCCCAGCAGCAGCATGGACACCCGGGACTGGCCGATGCCGCCCCCCATGGTCAAGGGCAGCTCACCGTTGAGCAGCATCCGGTGGAAGGGGAGGGAGCGGCGGCTGTCACAGCCTGCCAGGGTGAGCTGGCGGTCCAGGGACTCTGGGCTGACCCGGATGCCCATGGAGGAGAGTTCAATAGCCTGGCCATTGACGCTGTCCCAGAACAGAATGTCGCCGTTCAGGTTCCAGTCATCATAGTCCGGGGCCCGGCCGTCATGTGGCTGACCCGACTTCAGCTTTCCGCCGATCCCCATGAGAAACACCGCACCATGCTCCCGGACAATGGTGTTCTCACGCTCCTTGGGGGAGAGCTGGGGGTATAGATCCTCCAGGTCCTGGGCGGTGACGAAGGTGACCTGGCCAGGCAGCTCGGGCAGGGCGGACAGCTGGGGGAAAACGGAGCGCAGGAAGGACTGGGTATCCACGAGAGCGCGGACAATGGCGTTTACCGTCTGCTTCAGATAGTCCCGGGTGCGGTCCTCCTGGGTGATGATCTTCTCCCAATCCCACTGGTCCACGTAAGCGGAGTGGAGGTTGTCCAGCTCCTCATCCCGGCGGATGGCGTTCATGTCGGTGTAGAGCCCCTCTCCGGGGTGGAACTGATAGCGCTTCAGAGCCAGGCGCTTCCACTTGGCCAGGGAGTGGACCACCTGGGCGGTGTCCTCCACCCGGTTGATCTCAAAGGAGACGGGGCGCTCCACCCCGTTCAGGTCATCGTTGAGGCCGGAGGAGGCGGAGACGAACAGGGGGGCAGATACCCGGTGCAGGCGCAGGGCACCGGCGAGGCGGTCCTCGAACAGACGCTTGAGCAGGCTGATGGCCTTCTGGGTCTCATAGAGGCTGAGGAGGGAGCGGTATCCCTCGGGAATGACGGTTTTTCCCATGTCGAATACTCCTTTTGAAAGGGATTTGGAACAGAAGCTCATCCGGCAGAGCCGGGATGGAACGCCTGGTGAGCACATACAGATTTTTCTATTATAGCGGAGAAGGGCGGAAAAATCAATCTGTTCTTGCCAAGCGGGGCACGTCTTTGTATAATAGGGTCCATCCAAAGTTCCGACGGAGGGAGAGAGGAGATGCCTATGAAATTCATTTCCTGGAATGTGAACGGCCTGCGGGCCTGCCTGAAAAAGGGGTTTCTGGACTTTTACCGACAGGAGGCACCCGACTTCTGCTGCCTTCAGGAGACCAAGATGGAGCAGGGACAGGCGGATGTGGAGCTGAACGAAGGGGTCTTGGAGTTCTGGAACTCTGCGGAGAAGAAGGGATACTCCGGCACCGCCGTTTTCACCCCCCACCAGCCTGTGGCTGTGGCCTACGGTATGGACAAGGACCGGCACGACCACGAGGGGCGGCTCATCACCCTGGAGTATGAGGGCTTCTATCTGGTCTGCTGCTACACCCCCAACTCCCAGGACGGCCTGAAGCGGCTGGACTACCGCATGGAGTGGGAGGACGACCTGCGGGACTACCTCATGTCCCTGGACCGGCACAAGCCGGTGGTCTACTGTGGGGACCTGAACGTGGCCCACCGGGAGATCGACCTGAAAAACCCAAAGACCAACCGGAACAACGCCGGCTTCACCGACCAGGAGCGGGAAAAGATGACCTGCCTGCTCTCCTCCGGCTTTACAGACAGCTTCCGCTATCTCTACCCGGACACGGAGGGGATCTACTCCTGGTGGTCCTACCGCTTCAACGCCCGGAAGAACAACGCGGGGTGGCGCATCGACTATTTCATCGTCTCTGACCGCCTCCGGGACAAGATCAAGCGGGCGGAGATCCTGACCACGGTGGAGGGCAGCGACCACTGCCCGGTACTGCTGGAGCTGGACATCTGAGTGCCCCGGGGCGGGACCGGAAGGAGATAAGGAGGATCTGGATATGCGCAGAGCGGAGAAGGAAGTCAAAGACCTGGAGCAGTTGGAGGAGATCCTGCGGGACTGCAACACAGTGCGGATCGGGACCCAGGATGCGGAGGGGATGTTCATCGTCCCTGTGAATTACGGCTACGACCTGACAGAGGGGCAGCTGACCCTCTACCTCCACTCGGCCCGGGAGGGGCGGAAGGCGGCGGCGTTCCGCCGGGGCGGGGCGGTGGCTTTTGAGATGGACTGCGGCCACCAGCTGATGACGGCGGAGCAGGCGTGCAGTTACAGCTGTGCCTACCGCAGCATCATGGGCAGCGGGACCATCCGGGAGCTGACCGAGCCGCAGGAGAAATATGAGGCCCTCAACGCCATTATGCGCCATATGACCGGGCGAAACTGGGAGATGCCGGAGCCCGCCGTGGCCCGGGTATCCGTCTTTGCCATCTGGGCGGAGCGCTGGACGGGCAAGCGCAGCCCAGCCAACTGAGAGGAGGTAGCCGAAATGGTCTTATTTGATCCCCACAGATACGCCTATCCCTCCCGCCGCAGCGTGGTGTACGCCCGCCGGGCCATGGCCTGTACCTCCGTCCCCCTGGGGGCCCAGGTCGGCCTGGATGTGATGAAGGCCGGGGGAAATGCCGTGGATGCGGCGGTGGCCATGGCCGCCGCCATGCCCCTGCTGGAGCCCACAGGAAACGGCATCGGGGGGGACTGCTTCGCCCTGGTTTGGGTGGAGCGGGAGAAAAAGCTGTACGGCCTGAACGCCAGCGGCGTGTCCCCTGCAGCTCTGTCCGCCGCCCTGGTGCGGGAGCGGGGCTTCGGGGAGATGCCTAAAGAGGGCTGGCTGCCCACCATGGTGCCCGGCGCCCCCGGGGGATGGGCAGAGCTCAACCGGCGCTTCGGGACCCGCCCCCTTGAAGAGCTGTTCGCCCCCGCGGCCTCCTACGCCCGGGAGGGGGTGGCTGTGCCGGTGAACGTGGCGGTCCAGTGGGCACTGGACGGCCCCCGTATCGGCCGGGCTATGGAGCGGGACCCGGCCCCCCACCGCCCCTGGTGGGAGCGGATGATGAAGGCGGACGGCACCCCATACCGGGCGGGAGAGATCTTCCGCTGGCCGGAGTACGCTGACACTCTGGAGGAGCTGGCAGCCACCAGCTGTGAGAGCTTCTACCGGGGGAGCCTGATGGAGCGGATGGTCTCCTTCAGCCGGGAGACGGGGGGCTTTTTCCAGGAGCGGGATCTCCAGGACTACCGCCCGGAGTGGGTGGAGCCCATCACCGCGGACTACAAGGGCTACACCGTGTGCGAGATCCCGCCCAACGGCCATGGGATCACCGTGCTGATGGCGCTGAATATCCTGAAGGGCCTGCCCCTCTCCCAGGAGCGGGACAGCGCCGACACCTACCATAAGATTTTGGAGGCCATCAAGCTGGCTTTTGCGGACACCAGGACCTATGTGGCGGACCCCCGGTACATGCGGACCCGGGTGGCCGACCTGCTCTCGGAGGACTATGCTGCCCGGCGGCGGGCCCTGATCGGAGAGCGGGCCCTGCTGCCACAGGCGGGGGACCCCTCCTGCGGCGGCACCATCTACCTGTGCACCGCGGACCCCCAGGGCAACATGGTCTCCTTCATCCAGAGCAACTACACCACCTTCGGTGCGGGCATCCGCATCCCGGGCACCGGTATCTGCCTCCAGAACCGGGGGGCCAACTTCTCCCTGGATGAGGGCAGCGATAACTGCCTGGCCGGCGGCAAGAAGTCTTACCACACCATCATCCCCGGCTTCCTGATGAAGGAAGGGACGGCGGTGGGTCCTTTCGGCGTGATGGGGGCCTTCATGCAGCCCCAGGGCCACGTGCAGGTGGTGGTGAACACGGTGGATTACCACATGAACCCCCAGGAGTGCCTGGACGCTCCCCGGATGCAGTGGACCGGTGGGAAGCGCATCCAGCTGGAGCGGGAGGTGCCCGCCCACATCGGCCTGCGCCTGGCGGAGATGGGCCACCAGGTGGAGATCTGCAACTCCAACCTGGACATGGGCCGAGGGCAGATCATCTGGCGGATGGAGGACGGCACCCTGGCCGGCGGCACCGAGCCCCGGTGCGACGGCACGGTAGCGGCCTGGTGAAGAGAGAGGAGAGATCTTGTGAAAGAGCGCGGCCTGATCCGGATCATTATTCTCCTCTCCGGCGCCCTGCTGTGGGTGGCCTACCTGTTTGATGCGGTCTGTTCCCGATACGCTATCTATGAGGTGATCGGCTATGGGGCCCATGAGCTGTTGTCTATGCTCCCCTATGTGTCTGCCCTGACCACCGCGGTCTGGCTGGCCATTACGCTGGTGAAAGGGGCCCGGGGAAAGACACTGCGCCGGGAGCTGGCGTTCTGTGGGGCCCTGGCGGTCCTGCTGGCGGTGCAGTGGGGCTATCTGATCGAGCAATCCCACCGCTCCACCGCCACCGTTCTGGCCCAGGTCACAGAGACGGTCCTTGTGCCGGCGCAGGGGCTGCAGGCGGTGATCCGGCATCCGGAGGGGTATGAGATCACACTGTGGTGCCCCCAGCTGGCATGGGAGCTCCTTCAGCCGGGAACGGAGTACCTGGTCACCTACGAGTGGGATGACCGAATGCCCCAGGAGGGGACCTTGTGTATGGTCCATCCCTGAAAATCTCAATTTTGATCAAGGAGGCAGCAGCCATGAAAATAGCAGAATTATTCGGAAAGGGGAAGACCGTCTTTTCCTGTGAGGTGTTTCCCCCCAAGAAGGACAGCCCCGTGGACACTATCTATCAGACCCTGGACGGGCTGAAGGATATTAAACCCGACTTTATCAGCGTTACCTTCGGAGCCGGTGGCTCCCAGGTGAACCAGTCCACCCGGGAGATCGCGGCCATCATCCAGAAGCAGTACCACATCCCCGCCATGGCCCACCTGACCTGCATCACCGCCACCAGGGGGGAGGTGACCGAGCTGCTCTATGACCTGAAGGCAGACGGCGTAGAGAACGTACTGGCCCTGCGGGGGGACCGGAACCCGGACTATCCCCCAAAGACGGAGTTCCTCCACGCCGACGAGCTGGTGGCCTTCATCCGCCGGCGGGGGGACTTCGGTGTGTCCGCCGCCTGTTACCCTGAGGGGCACCCGGAGAGCCCCGACGCGGTAAGCGACCTGCGCTACCTCAAGCAGAAGGTGGACGCCGGCGCCCAGCATCTGGTGAGTCAGCTCTTCTTTGATAACGAGGACTTCCTCCGCTTCCTGGAGCGGGCCCGCATCGCGGGCATCACGGTGCCCATCGAGGCGGGCATCATGCCCGTGCTGAACCAGAAGTCCATCGAGCGGATGGTATCCCTGTGCGGGGCTTCCATCCCCCGGAAGCTCTCCCGCATCCTGGCTCGGTACGGCGACCACCCGGAGGCCCTGCGGGAGGCGGGCATCGCCTATGCCATCGACCAGATCTCCGACCTGGTGGCCGCCGGGGTGGACGGCATCCACCTTTACACCATGAACAACCCTGCGGTGGCCAGGCAGATCAGCGACAGCGTCTCCGCCATCCGGCGGGTGTGAGCGCCATGCCAATCGCCCTGGGGGAACTGGACCTGGACGAGGTGCTCCGCTACATGGGGACCCCGCCCAGCCAGGCCGGGCCGGAACTGCGGGCCCTGGTGGAGGAGTGCGGGCGGGCCGTATGCGCCGCCGCCCGGCCCCGCTGGGCCTGGAGGGCCTTCGACATCGCAGAGGAGGCGGACGGGGTGCGCCTGTCCTGCGGCCTGCTGCTGCCGGGGCAGGACCTGAAGCGCCACCTGAGGGGGTGCGGACGGGCGGCGGTGTTCTGCGCCACCCTGTCCGCCCAGGTGGACGCCCTGATCCGCCGCTGGGAGAGCGGGGACATGCTGCGGGCCCTGGCCCTGGACTGCTCCGCCGCCGCCGCGGTGGAGCAGATGTGCGACCAGATCGAACTGGAGCTCCAGGGGCACTTCCCCGGCTGCTCCTTCCCTTTCCGGTACAGCCCGGGGTATGGGGACCTGCCCCTGGAGCTCCAGAACCCCCTGCTGGACCTGCTGGACGCCCCACGGCGGGTGGGGCTGTGCGCCAGCGCCAGCCACATCCTCACCCCCCGCAAGTCGGTGACCGCTATCTTGGGGGCGGCCGACGGACCCATCCAACCAACTGTGCGTAGCTGTCTGGGCTGTCCCGCCCGGGAGAGCTGCCAGTATCGAAAGTCAGGTGGACACTGTGGAATTTCGTGAATTGCTGAATACGCCGGGCCCCGTCCTGCTGGACGGCGGCATGGGCACCATGCTGCAGGCCAGGGGCCTGTCCATAGGGGAGTGGCCCGAGCTGGCCGCCCTGGAACACCCGGACTGGCTGGAGGACATCCACCGGGCCTATGTGGAGGCGGGGGCCCAGATCCTGTGCGCCAACACCTTCGGCGCCAACCGGGAGAAGCTCGGCCGCACCGGCCGCACCGTGGAGGAGGTGGTCCCTCCCTCAGTGGAGATCGCCCGCCGGGCGGCCAGGGGGAGGGCCTTAGTGGCCCTGGACGTGGGGCCCACCGGCCAGCTGCTGGAGCCCACTGGCACCCTCCGCTTTGAGGAGGCGGTGGATATCTTTGCCCAGACGGTGCGCGCCGGTGTCCAGGCCGGGGCGGACCTGATCCTGATCGAGACCATGACCGACCTCCAGGAGGCCCGGGCCGCCCTGCTGGCCGCTAAGGAGAACAGCAGCCTGCCCGTCATCGTCACCATGACCTATGAGGAGCGGGGCCGCACCTTCCTGGGCTGCGACCCGGCCTCTGCGGCTCTGACCCTGGAGGGGATGGGGGCAGATGCCATCGGAGTGAACTGCTCCCTGGGCCCCCGGGAGATGCCCCCGCTGGTGCGGGAGCTGACCCGGTGGTCCACCCTGCCTATCGCCATCAAGCCCAATGCGGGCCTGCCCGACCCAGGGGGCGCGGGGTATGACATTACGGCGGAGGAGTTTGCCGGGAGCATGGCAGAGCTGACCGGGCTGGGCGTTAAGCTGTACGGCGGCTGCTGCGGCACTACGCCGGAGTATATCGCACTGCTGCGGGAGAAACTGGCGGGCTGCACCATCGTCCAGGTGCCCCGGCAGGTGCCCGCGGCGGTGTGCAGCGGCACCCGCACCGTGCCCATCGACCGGGTGCGGGTCATCGGGGAGCGGATCAATCCCACCGGCAAAAAGCTGATGAAAGAGGCCCTGCGCCGGGGGGATGTGGACTACATGCTGAACCAGGCCCTGGCCCAGACCGAGGCGGGGGCCGACATCCTGGATGTGAACGTGGGTCTGCCCGAGATCGACGAGGCGGAGATGATGGTGCGCACGGTGAAGGCCCTCCAGGGGGTCACCGACGCCCCCCTCCAGTTGGACTCCACCGACCCCCGGGTGCTGGAGGGAGCCCTGCGGGTCTACTGCGGCAAGGCCATTGTCAACTCGGTGAACGGGGACGAGGAGACCCTGAACGCCATCCTCCCCCTGGTGAAGAAGTACGGCGCTGCGGTGGTGGGCTTGACCCTTGACCACACCGGCATCCCAAAGACGGTAGACGCCCGGCTCTCGGTGGCCCGCCGTATCCTGGACCGGGCCCTGTCCTATGGCATCCGGCGGGAGGATGTGTACATCGACTGCCTGACCCTCACCGTCTCCGCTGAGCAGGAAGCCGCCGCCCAGACCCTGGAGGGCCTGCGGCGGGTGAAGGGAGAGCTGGGCCTGAAGACGGTGCTGGGGGTGTCCAACATCTCCTTCGGACTGCCCGCCCGGCCCCTGATCAACCAGAATTTCCTTACCATGGCCATGGCCGCCGGCCTGGACCTGCCCATCCTCAACCCCAATGTGGACGCCATGATGGCGGCAGTGCGGTGCTACCACCTGCTGATGAACATCGACACCGACGCCCGGGAATTCATCGCCGCTTACGGGAACGCCACCGTCTCCACCTCTATCACCAGCGCGGCCGGGATGACCGCCGCCCCCGCAGCGGGGGAAAAGCGGGGCCTGGAGGAGATCGTGGAGGCCGGCCTGAAGGGGGAGGCGGGGGAGGCCACCCGGGCCCTGCTGGAGAGTCGGGCCCCCCTGGACGTGGTGGACAACGTCCTCATCCCCGCCCTGGACCGAGTAGGGGCGGCCTTCGAGGCGGGAAAGGTGTTCCTGCCCCAGCTGATCCAGTCTGCAGGGGCGGCCCAGGCCGCCTTCGAGGTCATCCGGGAGCGCCTGTCCGGCCAGCCGGGCCAGGGGGAGGACCGGGGGACCATCGTGCTGGCCACCGTGAAAGGGGACATCCACGACATCGGCAAGAACATCGTCAAGGTGCTGCTGGAAAACTACGGCTACACCGTGGTGGACCTGGGGAAGGACGTGGACCCAGCCGCCGTGGCGGAGGCGGTGCGGAAGCACCGGGCCCCTCTGGTGGGGCTGTCCGCCCTGATGACCACCACCCTGAAGAGCATGGCGGACACCATCACCCTGCTCCATCTGGAGGGCCTGCCCTGTAAGATCATGGTGGGGGGGGCGGTGCTCACCCCGGAGTATGCGTCCCAGATCCAGGCGGACTTCTACGCCCGGGATGCCAAGGAGAGCGTGGACATCGCTAAGCGGGTCATCGGGTAACGACCGCAATGGGGCCGGGAGGGGCTGTCAAGCCGTCCTCCCGGCCTTTCTGTGCCGCTTACCGGCGGAAAAAGGCCTGACAGCTCCCATCCCCTTGCGTGTGAGCCAGGGATCTGCTATCCTCCGGACAGAGAGGAGGCGAAGGCCATGAAACCACACATTGTCACAGAGGACATGAGGCTCCGGGCCCGGGACGGGCAGGAGCTGGAGGGAAAGCTGTATCTGCCCCGGGATGGCGTCGTCTCCCGGCTGGTGGTCCAGGTCAACGGCTCCGGCCCCCAGACCTGCAACACCTTCCGGGAGCGGGGAGACGGGACCACGTACAGCTTCTGCGGCTTCTTTGGGGAGGAGCTTGCCGGCCGGGGACTGGGCTTCTTCTGTTACAGCACCCGCGGGTACACCGATGGGAATCAGGGTCCACTCTACTGCCGAGTGGACCGGGCAGTCTACCGCTCCTACACCCCTCAGACCTGTGTGGCCGACCTGGAGGACTGGACCGCCCTCCTTCAGGCCCACCCCCGCTGTGCTGGGGCGGAGCTCCTGCTGCTGGGGTGGAGCGAGGGGACCATGATCGCTCCGGCTGTGGCTGCAGGGGGAGCGGTACCCCTGGCCGGACTGCTGCTGGCGG
This window harbors:
- a CDS encoding aspartate--ammonia ligase; its protein translation is MGKTVIPEGYRSLLSLYETQKAISLLKRLFEDRLAGALRLHRVSAPLFVSASSGLNDDLNGVERPVSFEINRVEDTAQVVHSLAKWKRLALKRYQFHPGEGLYTDMNAIRRDEELDNLHSAYVDQWDWEKIITQEDRTRDYLKQTVNAIVRALVDTQSFLRSVFPQLSALPELPGQVTFVTAQDLEDLYPQLSPKERENTIVREHGAVFLMGIGGKLKSGQPHDGRAPDYDDWNLNGDILFWDSVNGQAIELSSMGIRVSPESLDRQLTLAGCDSRRSLPFHRMLLNGELPLTMGGGIGQSRVSMLLLGKAHIGEVQSSLWDPDTVRACEQAGVVLL
- a CDS encoding exodeoxyribonuclease III; protein product: MPMKFISWNVNGLRACLKKGFLDFYRQEAPDFCCLQETKMEQGQADVELNEGVLEFWNSAEKKGYSGTAVFTPHQPVAVAYGMDKDRHDHEGRLITLEYEGFYLVCCYTPNSQDGLKRLDYRMEWEDDLRDYLMSLDRHKPVVYCGDLNVAHREIDLKNPKTNRNNAGFTDQEREKMTCLLSSGFTDSFRYLYPDTEGIYSWWSYRFNARKNNAGWRIDYFIVSDRLRDKIKRAEILTTVEGSDHCPVLLELDI
- a CDS encoding gamma-glutamyltransferase, yielding MVLFDPHRYAYPSRRSVVYARRAMACTSVPLGAQVGLDVMKAGGNAVDAAVAMAAAMPLLEPTGNGIGGDCFALVWVEREKKLYGLNASGVSPAALSAALVRERGFGEMPKEGWLPTMVPGAPGGWAELNRRFGTRPLEELFAPAASYAREGVAVPVNVAVQWALDGPRIGRAMERDPAPHRPWWERMMKADGTPYRAGEIFRWPEYADTLEELAATSCESFYRGSLMERMVSFSRETGGFFQERDLQDYRPEWVEPITADYKGYTVCEIPPNGHGITVLMALNILKGLPLSQERDSADTYHKILEAIKLAFADTRTYVADPRYMRTRVADLLSEDYAARRRALIGERALLPQAGDPSCGGTIYLCTADPQGNMVSFIQSNYTTFGAGIRIPGTGICLQNRGANFSLDEGSDNCLAGGKKSYHTIIPGFLMKEGTAVGPFGVMGAFMQPQGHVQVVVNTVDYHMNPQECLDAPRMQWTGGKRIQLEREVPAHIGLRLAEMGHQVEICNSNLDMGRGQIIWRMEDGTLAGGTEPRCDGTVAAW
- a CDS encoding 5,10-methylenetetrahydrofolate reductase, with amino-acid sequence MKIAELFGKGKTVFSCEVFPPKKDSPVDTIYQTLDGLKDIKPDFISVTFGAGGSQVNQSTREIAAIIQKQYHIPAMAHLTCITATRGEVTELLYDLKADGVENVLALRGDRNPDYPPKTEFLHADELVAFIRRRGDFGVSAACYPEGHPESPDAVSDLRYLKQKVDAGAQHLVSQLFFDNEDFLRFLERARIAGITVPIEAGIMPVLNQKSIERMVSLCGASIPRKLSRILARYGDHPEALREAGIAYAIDQISDLVAAGVDGIHLYTMNNPAVARQISDSVSAIRRV